A window of the Thermoanaerobacter uzonensis DSM 18761 genome harbors these coding sequences:
- a CDS encoding ABC transporter permease has translation MLKYLIKKLYIYILTFFFAVTIDWLIPRFMPGDPIGVLVSRFTGLPESAKVMYSYLTKAFGLQLPLWKQYINFWIAIFKGDLGISIYLYPKPVLSIIAQSVPYTLIVLLPAILLSWTVGNYIGAISARHKSLDSSMLPIFYIITSIPYMWLGILLAWALGIVFGIFPIAGAYSFSMRPNWSWQFVVDFLRHWILPFLSLFIVQIGGWAIGMRNLIIYELEANYSRYLEALGASEGLIRRYAFKNAILPQITGLALQLGTIVAGSIATEVVFAYPGMGYILLQGILNQDYFLVQGVFLFIIIGVLLANFLVDILYMIVDPRIRLGLGGENV, from the coding sequence ATGTTAAAATATTTGATAAAGAAATTATACATTTACATTTTAACTTTCTTTTTTGCAGTTACAATTGATTGGTTAATCCCCAGGTTTATGCCTGGGGACCCTATTGGAGTATTAGTTTCACGTTTTACAGGATTGCCAGAATCCGCAAAGGTAATGTACAGTTATTTAACTAAAGCATTTGGACTTCAATTACCTTTGTGGAAACAATATATTAACTTTTGGATAGCTATATTTAAAGGAGATTTGGGAATAAGTATCTACTTATATCCAAAACCTGTTTTGTCAATTATTGCGCAATCTGTACCATATACTTTAATTGTATTATTACCGGCAATTTTATTAAGTTGGACAGTAGGAAACTATATAGGAGCAATTTCGGCGAGACATAAAAGTTTAGATTCTAGCATGTTACCTATTTTTTATATTATAACTTCCATTCCCTATATGTGGTTAGGAATTCTTTTAGCATGGGCATTAGGTATTGTATTTGGAATTTTTCCTATAGCTGGGGCCTACAGTTTTAGTATGAGACCTAATTGGTCATGGCAGTTTGTAGTAGATTTTTTAAGACACTGGATATTACCTTTCCTGTCTCTCTTTATAGTGCAAATTGGTGGTTGGGCGATAGGTATGAGAAATTTAATAATATATGAACTTGAGGCTAATTATTCAAGATATTTAGAAGCTTTAGGAGCATCAGAAGGGCTTATTAGGAGATATGCTTTTAAAAATGCTATACTTCCACAGATTACAGGTTTGGCTCTTCAATTGGGTACAATTGTCGCAGGTTCCATAGCGACAGAGGTGGTTTTTGCTTATCCGGGAATGGGATATATATTGTTGCAAGGAATATTAAACCAGGATTATTTTTTGGTCCAAGGAGTGTTTTTATTCATAATCATTGGAGTATTACTTGCTAACTTTCTGGTAGACATACTTTATATGATAGTTGATCCAAGGATCAGACTAGGACTTGGAGGAGAAAATGTATGA
- a CDS encoding ABC transporter permease: MKEFMYFAFKNTKFKIGLAILLFFLILAIIGPYISHYKDPLGYVSMSNLPPSRENWLGTTTFGQDVFTQFIYGLRSTFFIGLFGGGLATIIGLLIGFIAGYKGGLLDDLLMMLTNILIVIPTLALLIIIAAYLPYRGIGIQSVIIGLTAWPWTARAVRAQTLSLRSREFVNLAKITALRPLKIVLEEIAPNMMSYVVMVFILQFAGAILAAVGLDFIGLGPTKGISLGLMLQYSTLWNAIQLGIWWWFIPPGLAITMIVSSLYFLNIGLDEIFNPRLREE; this comes from the coding sequence ATGAAAGAGTTTATGTATTTTGCATTTAAAAATACGAAATTTAAAATAGGCTTGGCTATATTACTTTTTTTCTTGATATTGGCTATAATTGGGCCATACATTTCTCATTATAAAGATCCACTAGGATATGTCAGTATGAGTAATCTTCCTCCAAGCAGAGAAAACTGGTTAGGGACAACAACCTTTGGGCAAGATGTCTTTACCCAGTTTATATACGGACTCAGGTCGACATTTTTTATTGGGTTATTTGGAGGAGGACTTGCCACAATAATAGGGCTTTTAATTGGTTTTATAGCAGGATACAAAGGCGGATTATTAGACGACCTTTTAATGATGTTGACGAACATATTAATAGTAATACCCACATTAGCTTTACTCATAATCATAGCAGCCTATTTACCTTATAGAGGAATAGGGATACAAAGCGTGATAATAGGTTTGACAGCATGGCCATGGACAGCAAGAGCTGTACGCGCCCAAACACTTTCTTTAAGGTCGAGAGAGTTTGTGAATTTAGCTAAAATAACAGCATTGAGACCATTAAAAATAGTTTTAGAAGAAATAGCGCCAAATATGATGTCTTATGTAGTAATGGTATTCATATTGCAGTTTGCGGGAGCAATATTAGCAGCAGTAGGATTGGATTTTATAGGATTGGGACCAACAAAGGGAATTTCATTAGGTTTGATGTTGCAGTACTCAACATTATGGAATGCTATTCAATTGGGAATATGGTGGTGGTTTATTCCTCCGGGGTTGGCAATAACGATGATAGTAAGTTCGCTGTACTTTCTCAATATAGGCCTTGATGAGATATTCAATCCAAGGCTTAGGGAGGAGTGA